A single genomic interval of Bacteroidales bacterium harbors:
- a CDS encoding transposase has product MQTKYTEALQTEKYYHIYNRGNNGDNLFYKKSNYEYFFKKFDEYLSDFLIVHAFCLLPNHFHLLVEIKSDKEIIKTIFKKEKYKKLLKNLPDLQNLADLEYTNLTQTYKSGRFNIETDENLSKILSKQFSYFFISYSKSINKQENRRGSLFEKPFKRKSINSEEYYRYLIYYIHYNPVHHGLRDDYSNYQWSSYERILNTKTSKLPKQRIISEFDNKENYIYYHSQEHDAEKYKDIIID; this is encoded by the coding sequence ATGCAAACAAAATACACAGAAGCACTACAAACCGAAAAATATTATCATATTTACAATAGGGGTAACAACGGTGATAATCTGTTTTATAAAAAAAGCAATTACGAATATTTTTTTAAAAAATTTGATGAGTATTTATCTGATTTTCTTATTGTTCATGCTTTTTGTTTGTTACCCAATCATTTCCATTTACTTGTAGAAATAAAAAGTGATAAAGAAATAATAAAAACAATTTTTAAAAAAGAAAAATATAAAAAATTACTTAAAAATCTGCCAGATTTACAAAATCTGGCAGATTTAGAATATACAAATCTTACCCAAACCTACAAATCTGGCAGATTTAATATAGAGACAGATGAAAATTTAAGCAAAATATTAAGCAAACAATTTTCGTATTTTTTTATATCATATTCAAAATCTATAAATAAACAAGAAAATCGTAGAGGTAGTTTATTTGAAAAACCTTTTAAACGAAAATCAATAAACAGCGAAGAGTATTATCGTTATTTAATTTATTATATTCATTATAATCCTGTTCATCACGGTTTACGAGACGATTATTCAAATTATCAGTGGAGCTCTTACGAAAGAATATTAAATACAAAAACAAGCAAACTACCCAAACAAAGAATAATATCAGAATTCGACAATAAAGAAAATTATATTTACTATCATTCACAAGAAC